A single window of Coffea eugenioides isolate CCC68of chromosome 7, Ceug_1.0, whole genome shotgun sequence DNA harbors:
- the LOC113777104 gene encoding protein FAR1-RELATED SEQUENCE 5-like, with product MVEGHPWSTRDVAASAEGEESGNRLKIVHSTTNCRTERILGDGAIGDIVGEDGPNVNAAFHCIDDIDVGSMEFDSIEEAEALYMMYARATGFGVRKGCKRKDKKGIVRVRSWLCNKEGERHEKHLNRGDRIREPKAVTRVNCEAHLKVRLHELKQKYVVAEFVSGHCHRLCSPESVSFMRSHRKVGKSDLQQAVLMQQAGIRTSHIMRLLAVQAGGYRNLGFHETDMYNALNRQRQVAVGDGDSDSALAFLLGKQRGDPNLFFKYSVDGHGRLNRLLWADSVCRDDYRCFGDVLVFDSTYNTNQYRFPLVVLCGVNNHYSTCIFACAFIVREGDEGYDWVISTFLEAMNGRKPIAVVTDGDKSMRKCIKKLMPTAKHRLCSFHLEMNAATNVRDKEFLQAFKTCMFMNSTIPNFETRWAGVVRRFRLENNEWVKKMYRKRELWAMAFLRGNFFGGVRSTQRCEKMHQVLKLHLTPKLKFFECLQTYDLAVGRLRHEERRQRAVTEHTTLLGATQLQALEKHAAEVFTRSTFVVCPFLKIP from the exons ATGGTGGAAGGGCATCCATGGAGCACACGGGATGTTGCTGCGAGTGCCGAAGGTGAAGAAAGTGGCAACAGATTAAAAATTGTCCATTCAACAACCAACTGCAGAACAGAACGGATTTTAGGGGACGGTGCTATAGGGGACATTGTTGGTGAAGACGGGCCAAATGTAAACGCTGCATTCCACTGTATTGATGATATAGATGTAGGTAGCATGGAGTTTGACAGCATTGAAGAGGCAGAAGCATTGTATATGATGTATGCAAGAGCAACCGGTTTTGGGGTACGAAAAGGGTgcaagagaaaagataagaaaggCATTGTCCGAGTGAGGTCATGGCTTTGCAATAAGGAAGGCGAAAGACATGAAAAGCACCTGAACAGAGGCGATCGAATAAGGGAACCGAAGGCAGTAACAAGAGTGAACTGTGAAGCACATTTGAAGGTTCGGTTACACGAGTTGAAACAAAAGTACGTTGTTGCAGAATTTGTTAGTGGACATTGCCATCGTTTGTGCAGTCCTGAAAGTGTTAGTTTCATGAGGTCGCATAGAAAGGTTGGGAAGTCGGACCTGCAACAGGCAGTACTTATGCAACAAGCAGGAATAAGAACAAGTCACATTATGAGACTACTAGCTGTACAGGCTGGCGGATACCGCAACCTGGGTTTCCATGAAACAGATATGTACAATGCGCTGAATCGGCAGAGGCAGGTAGCAGTTGGTGATGGGGACAGCGATTCGGCACTTGCATTCTTGTTAGGCAAGCAACGAGGTGATCcgaatttatttttcaaatattctGTAGATGGCCATGGCCGACTGAATCGCTTGCTTTGGGCTGATTCCGTGTGTAGAGACGACTATAGATGCTTTGGGGATGTGCTAGTGTTCGACAGCACGTATAATACAAACCAGTACAGATTTCCATTGGTTGTGTTGTGTGGGGTTAACAATCACTACTCGACATGTATCTTTGCGTGTGCTTTTATCGTTCGCGAAGGAGATGAGGGATATGATTGGGTTATAAGTACTTTCTTAGAAGCAATGAATGGGAGGAAACCGATAGCAGTGGTGACTGATGGGGACAAGTCCATGCGAAAGTGCATTAAAAAATTGATGCCCACAGCTAAGCACAGACTTTGCAGCTTCCATTTGGAAATGAATGCTGCTACAAATGTAAGGGACAAAGAGTTCTTGCAGGCATTCAAGACCTGCATGTTTATGAATTCTACAATTCCCAATTTTGAAACGAGGTGGGCAGGGGTTGTCAGACGTTTTCGGCTTGAAAATAACGAATGGGTTAAGAAGATGTACCGCAAGAGGGAGCTCTGGGCTATGGCTTTCCTGAGAGGCAACTTTTTCGGAGGAGTGCGGAGTACCCAAAGGTGCGAGAAAATGCATCAGGTCTTAAAATTACATCTGACCCCCAAGTTGAAGTTTTTTGAGTGCCTTCAAACATATGACTTGGCGGTGGGCCGCTTGCGACATGAAGAGAGGCGTCAACGGGCTGTGACAGAGCACACTACCCTTCTCGGTGCGACACAGCTGCAGGCGCTGGAAAAACATGCTGCTGAAGTGTTTACTAGGTCCACTTTCGTTGTG TGTCCTTTTCTTAAGATCCCTTGA